One Onthophagus taurus isolate NC chromosome 11, IU_Otau_3.0, whole genome shotgun sequence genomic window carries:
- the LOC111422123 gene encoding E3 ubiquitin-protein ligase Ufd4 isoform X2, with protein sequence MADPDPETLLEWLSSGLGDERDMQLIALEQLCMLLLMSDNVDRCFESCPPRTFLPALCRIFLDEQAPENVLEVTARAITYYLDVSAECTRRIVAMDGAVRAICNRLVVAELASRTSKDLAEQCVKVLELICTREAGAVFEAGGLSCVLPFIRDNGNRVHKDTLHSAMAVVSRLCTKMEPGDVNLPTCVQALSTLLRHEDQHVADGALRCFASVADRFTRRGVDPAPLAQHGLVTELLTRLSNAAGPAVATGTQGTPGKATSTTSTAANLPSDPKATASSVSTIISLLSTLCRGSPSVTHDLLRSELPDSIEKSLKGDERCALDSMRLVDLLLVLLFEGRRALGKSGSSSSSGQLMPRIRRMDSVAEKSHRQLIDCIRSKDTDALIQAIEDGGVEVNFMDDVGQTLLNWASAFGTVEMVEYLCDRGADVNKGQRSSSLHYAACFGRPAIAKVLLRYGANPDLRDEDGKTPLDKARERVDEGHREVAAILQSPGEWMIPIDKDILRKSDIEPEDCLEPKGDPEMAPIYLRRLLPVFCATFQATMLPSVRKASLGLIKKMIHCIQPSLLEELCSPESSAPNFGTQLVEVIATVLDNEITYSWPTPAATRGVTLSVFVRTVRATFSHDRHIVHSSQPVTEDEDGHLVVLAIIQDLMLKAQDIFLDHFARLGIFSKVLSLTGPADVLESNEETEQASEQDVTEQSQAEDAKEVLAGKAYHWKDWCVCRGRDCLYIWSDAAALELSNGSNGWFRFILDGKLATMYSSGSPEGGADTSGKGRSTDTHTTDENRGEFLEKLQKARAAVRNTTNSQPILSKPGQTRLVVGNWSLTSRRDAELHIHNSDGQQQATILREDLPGFIFESNRGTKHSFTAETSLGPEFSTGWSNKRGKRLRSKMEATKQKVKYQAQAIYDQYFKAAQAQPRGVVAKLGNIVAQIERACQKQSSYGNNREGGNSWKEILRNALDELTQILQEDGVVSAYELHSSGLVQALLSMLSTSYWDQGLKSTKTNKHQKQRVQVFKKCFEDQNEPEHSPTSILVHKLISVLESIEKLPVFLYDTPGTGYSLQILTRRLRFRLEKAPGESSLIDRTGRGLKMEPLSTVAQLERYLLKMVAKQWYDYDRGTFQFLKKLRESKYQNFKHNHDFDENGLMYFIGTNGKTCSEWVNPAQYGLVVVTSSDGRNLPYGRVEDILSRDTSALNCHTNDDKRSWFSIDLGLFIIPSAYTLRHARGYGRSALRNWLFQMSRDGVTWTTLYTHTDDTSLNEPGSTSTWPIETTADEYQGWRHIRIQQCGKNASGQTHYLSLSGFEIYGQVTSVCDDLGKAAKEADAILKKQRKLLKAQMLKHITVGARVVRGMDWKWRDQDGNPPGEGTVTGELHSGWIDVTWDHGGSNSYRMGAEGKYDLKLAPGFDTDHCQKFKFKDKADKQSVLTSRKSSSTPSLPEATDTKASVASTEQAASADNLAAKQAAETIAESVLSVARAEAIVAVTSESQAANNDSELSVVVHPLRDPHHDLSAINNSISSDLATIVETLTLSETKPANFTYARRQQSCTEDTPNTSDQHKANLVSSNSSSNLNKPIHASRSKTSQVAAAAAQSFVEALDKIREGSDIFRNNANSLLSGVRISVTGNQEPTDEDGSKKLKNDTTAAPTTTTARAQSVDKDDTVTNNARNNSSNNCPIVVTNPMSVSVPNLTSSEAGNQIEPSSAAGLLETFAALARRRTLGSVSTTANPSNTTGNNTSTGGITTSTIQNNTNSSIYPRGPNSVSSLVRLALSSNFPGGLLSTAQSYPSLSSSNNATNQSCGIPTTAGAAQGLSQALTMSLTSTSSDSEQVSLEDFLESCRAPTLLAELDDDEDMGEDDENDDEENEDDVEYEEVMVSRNLLSFMDEEVYEPRPSKRRSWDDEYVLKRQFSALIPAFDPRPGRTNVNQTTDLEIPPPGQEEGGSSSDHELLPQPRLQLVLRGPNLPGIPDVEIELNEPTWTIFRAVQELVQLTELGSRQEKLRRIWEPTYIIVYREVKDDGTTEDEGRSTPVVTLFSRSGSSSVAGTTLSPSTPVPGTPSVSTCTVEDVLQLLRHLFVITTTKENVPYPDFNQILGEENVTVSPEEFTSKKITNKLLQQIQDPLVLSSSSLPTWCEELNHSCPFLFPFETRQLYFNCTAFGASRSIVWLQTQRDVTIERQRTPGLSPRRDDPHEFRVGRLKHERVKVPRGEQLLDWAMQVMRLHCDRKSILEVEFQGEEGTGLGPTLEFYALVAAELQRRDLCMWICDDDDEESSEEESLDDDGFDLGEGLKPPGYYVRRNTGLFPAPLPQNSEVCDKAVNYFWFLGVFLAKVLQDSRLVDLPLSKSFLKLMCHGEIQNTVHERIGFAGLKKSNDEDIMTSSLISEESEKELEFDPPKMIYSDEKRPWYSGILNQDDLHDIDPIRATFYKQIQELVKQKQRIMQDHNLTGEAKQHQIQNLCLNHHSSGAVLLEDLALTFSYSPSSNVFGFSAVELVPNGADIEVNIENVEEYAELTSDFTLDKGIARQLEAFYKGFSMVFPMEKLAAFSPDEMRVMLCGDQNPQWTREDLLNYTEPKLGYTKDSPGFLRFVNVLLEMSPEERKAFLQFTTGCSSLPPGGLANLYPRLTVVRKVDAGEGSYPSVNTCVHYLKLPDYPTEEILRQRLLAATKEKGFHLN encoded by the exons TTGTCCACCGCGTACCTTCTTGCCTGCTCTTTGCCGCATTTTCCTAGATGAACAAGCCCCCGAAAACGTATTGGAAGTCACAGCTCGCGCCATCACATACTACTTAGATGTTTCAGCAGAATGCACCCGAAGAATTGTCGCAATGGATGGCGCGGTGAGAGCAATTTGCAACCGTTTGGTCGTTGCAGAATTAGCTTCCCGTACCAGTAAAGATCTCGCTGAACAATGCGTTAAAGTGCTCGAATTAATATGTACACGAGAAGCGGGGGCTGTATTTGAAGCTGGCGGACTTAGCTGTGTTTTGCCATTCATTCGAGATAACG gTAATCGTGTACACAAGGATACCTTACATTCTGCTATGGCTGTCGTATCGAGGCTTTGCACGAAAATGGAACCCGGCGACGTTAATTTACCGACGTGCGTTCAAGCTTTGAGCACGCTTTTAAGACACGAAGATCAACATGTCGCGGATGGAGCTTTGCGTTGTTTTGCTTCAGTTGCCGATAGATTTACTAGAAGAGGTGTTGATCCAGCTCCACTTGCCCAACATG GTTTAGTTACTGAATTATTAACTCGCCTATCAAATGCCGCCGGCCCAGCTGTAGCAACAGGAACACAAGGGACACCGGGAAAGGCAACGTCAACAACGAGTACCGCAGCGAACCTTCCAAGCGATCCAAAAGCAACCGCCTCAAGCGTTTCAACAATAATCAGCTTGTTATCGACTCTATGTCGAGGATCTCCCTCCGTTACACACGATTTATTAAGATCTGAATTACCAGATTCAAtagaaaaatctttaaaaggAGACGAACGGTGTGCTTTAGATTCAATGAGATTGGTCGACCTTCTTTTAGTATTACTCTTCGAAGGAAGACGAGCTTTAGGCAAATCCGGATCGTCATCCAGCTCCGGACAATTAATGCCTAGAATACGGCGAATGGATTCGGTGGCCGAAAAATCACACAGGCAACTCATCGATTGTATTCGATCAAAAGATACAGACGCTTTAATCCAGGCTATTGAAGATGGAGGagttgaggttaattttatggaCGATGTAGGGCAAACGTTATTAAATTGGGCGTCGGCTTTTGGAACAGTTGAAATGGTTGAGTATCTTTGCGATCGAGGAGCTGACGTTAATAAAGGTCAAAGAAGTTCTTCGCTTCATTACGCTGCGTGTTTTGGTCGACCGGCGATTGCCAAAGTTTTACTTCGATATGGGGCTAATCCAGATCTTCGGGATGAAGATGGAAAAACCCCACTGGATAAAGCAAGGGAAAGAGTTGATGAAGGTCATCGCGAGGTAGCTGCTATTTTACAATCACCCGGGGAGTGGATGATACCAATTGAtaaagatattttgagaaaatctGATATTGAACCGGAAGATTGTTTAGAACCGAAAGGTGATCCGGAGATGGCACCGATTTATTTAAGGAGGCTTTTGCCGGTGTTCTGTGCAACTTTTCAAGCGACCATGCTGCCGTCAGTGAGGAAAGCCAGTCTGGGACTTATAAAGAAGATGATCCACTGCATTCAACCCAGTTTACTTGAGGAATTATGCTCGCCCGAGTCCAGTGCTCCAAATTTTGGTACGCAACTCGTCGAAGTGATCGCTACAGTATTGGATAATGAG ATTACTTATAGTTGGCCAACTCCTGCTGCCACACGCGGAGTGACACTGAGCGTGTTTGTACGCACTGTTAGGGCTACTTTTTCGCATGACAGGCACATAGTACACTCGTCTCAGCCCGTGACG GAAGACGAAGACGGCCATTTAGTAGTATTAGCGATTATCCAAGATTTGATGTTAAAAGCTCAAGACATCTTTTTGGATCATTTCGCCCGTTTGGGTATATTCTCGAAAGTTTTAAGTCTGACTGGTCCCGCTGATGTGTTGGAAAGCAACGAAGAAACTGAACAAGCATCGGAACAAG ATGTGACGGAACAGTCTCAGGCGGAAGACGCGAAGGAAGTGCTGGCGGGCAAAGCGTACCACTGGAAGGATTGGTGCGTGTGTAGGGGTCGCGATTGTCTTTATATTTGGTCGGACGCGGCCGCGCTCGAACTATCTAACGGCTCGAACGGTTGGTTTCGCTTCATACTCGACGGCAAACTGGCCACTATGTACAGCAGCGGTTCGCCAGAGGGTGGCGCCGACACTTCTG GCAAGGGTCGGTCCACTGATACACATACAACAGACG aaaaccGTGGGGAATTCCTTGAAAAGCTTCAAAAAGCGAGAGCTGCCGTTAGAAACACCACAAATTCTCAACCGATTTTGTCAAAACCCGGTCAAACAAGATTGGTCGTTGGAAATTGGTCTTTGACGTCTCGCCGTGATGCAGAATTGCATATTCACAATTCAGACGGTCAACAACAAGCGACAATCTTACGAGAAGATCTACCgggatttatttttgaatcaaaCAGAGGGACAAAACATTCATTTACGGCCGAAACAAGTTTAGGTCCCGAATTTTCTACCGGTTGGTCAAATAAACGTGGAAAACGTTTACGTTCTAAAATGGAAGCTAcgaaacaaaaagttaaatatcaAGCCCAAGCTATTTatgatcaatattttaaagCTGCTCAAGCACAACCTCGTGGTGTTGTTGCAAAATTAGGAAACATTGTAGCCCAAATTGAAAGAGCTTGCCAAAAACAATCGTCTTACGGAAACAATCGAGAAGGCGGAAATTCATGGAAAGAAATTTTACGGAACGCTTTGGATGAGTTGACTCAAATCCTTCAAGAAGACGGTGTTGTTAGTGCTTATGAATTGCATTCATCCGGTTTAGTACAAGCTTTATTATCGATGTTATCCACGAGTTATTGGGATCAAGGTTTGAAATCGACGAAAACTAATAAACACCAAAAACAAAGAGTacaagtatttaaaaaatgttttgaagatCAAAATGAACCCGAACATAGCCCAACATCAATTTTAGTACATAAATTGATATCTGTTTTAGAAAGTATCGAAAAATTACCAGTTTTTCTTTATGATACTCCAGGAACGGGTTATAGTTTACAAATTCTTACGAGGCGGTTACGATTTCGGTTGGAAAAAGCACCTGGAGAAAGTTCGTTAATCGATCGAACGGGACGAGGTTTAAAAATGGAACCGCTTTCAACGGTAGCCCAATTAGaacgttatttattaaaaatggttgCAAAACAATGGTACGATTACGACCGGGgaacttttcaatttttgaaaaaacttcgagagtcaaaatatcaaaatttcaaacacaaTCATGATTTTGATGAGAATGGATTGATGTATTTCATTGGAACGAATGGAAAAACTTGTTCCGAATGGGTCAATCCCGCTCAATATGGTTTAGTTGTCGTTACAAGTTCCGATGGAAGAAATTTACCATATGGAAGAGTTGAAGATATCTTATCCCGAGATACCTCCGCTTTAAACTGTCACACAAACGATGATAAACGGTCTTGGTTTAGCATCGATTTAGGATTATTCATTATCCCTAGCGCTTACACTTTACGCCACGCTCGAGGATATGGGAGATCGGCGCTTAGAAATTGGTTATTTCAAATGTCACGAGATGGCGTTACATGGACTACTTTATACACACATACGGATGATACAAGCTTAAACGAACCTGGTTCTACGAGTACTTGGCCTATTGAAACAACAGCCGATGAATATCAAGGTTGGAGACATATTCGCATTCAACAATGTGGAAAGAACGCCTCTGGACAAACACATTATCTTAGTTTATCTggttttgaaatttatgggCAAGTTACGAGTGTTTGTGATGATTTGGGTAAAGCCGCAAAAGAAGCTGACGcgattttaaagaaacaaagaaaacttttaaaagcTCAAATGTTAAAACACATCACCGTTGGAGCGAGAGTTGTTCGTGGAATGGATTGGAAATGGCGAGATCAAGATGGGAACCCACCAGGAGAAGGTACAGTCACGGGAGAACTTCATAGCGGTTGGATCGATGTAACTTGGGATCATGGAGGTTCAAATTCGTATCGAATGGGAGCTGAAGGAAAATACGATTTAAAGTTAGCTCCGGGATTCGATACAGATcattgccaaaaatttaaattcaaagaTAAAGCTGATAAACAGTCTGTTCTAACGAGTCGAAAAAGTTCGTCAACGCCTAGTTTACCGGAAGCAACAGACACGAAAGCTTCCGTTGCTTCAACAGAACAAGCAGCCTCCGCTGATAATTTAGCAGCGAAACAAGCAGCTGAAACCATCGCAGAATCTGTCCTCAGCGTAGCTCGTGCAGAAGCGATCGTTGCTGTTACATCTGAATCTCAAGCGGCGAATAATGATTCTGAATTATCAGTTGTTGTGCATCCATTAAGAGATCCTCATCATGATTTATCGGcgataaataattcaatttcaagcgatttAGCAACGATTGTTGAAACATTAACTCTATCAGAAACGAAACCTGCTAACTTTACATATGCGAGGAGGCAACAAAGTTGTACTGAAGACACACCGAATACTTCAGATCAACACAAAGCTAATTTAGTTAGCAGTAATTCTTCTTCGAACTTGAATAAACCAATTCATGCAAGTAGAAGTAAAACAAGTCAAGTTGCCGCCGCTGCGGCTCAATCTTTTGTAGAGGCTTTGGATAAAATCCGAGAAGGATCGgatatttttaggaataatgCCAACAGTTTATTATCAG GAGTCCGGATTTCCGTGACAGGTAACCAGGAGCCGACCGACGAAGACGGttcaaagaaattgaaaaacgaCACGACCGCCGCCCCCACAACGACTACAGCTCGAGCTCAAAGCGTCGACAAAGACGACACTGTAACGAATAATGCTCGCAACAACAGCAGCAACAATTGTCCGATCGTCGTCACGAATCCGATGAGCGTAAGTGTACCTAACCTTACATCGTCCGAAGCCGGAAATCAAATCGAACCTTCATCGGCCGCCGGCCTTCTTGAAACGTTTGCCGCTCTCGCTCGAAGACGCACCTTGGGTAGCGTTTCAACAACAGCAAATCCATCGAATACAACCGGAAATAATACTTCGACGGGCGGAATTACTACTTCGACGattcaaaataatacgaaTTCTAGTATTTATCCGAGAGGGCCTAATTCTGTTTCTAGTTTGGTTCGTTTAGCTTTGAGTAGTAATTTTCCGGGTGGTTTATTGAGTACTGCTCAAAGTTATCCTAGTTTATCATCTAGTAATAATGCTACTAATCAATCTTGTGGTATTCCTACAACTGCCGGAGCTGCTCAAGGATTGAGTCAAGCGTTAACTATGAGTTTAACTTCAACTAGTAGTGATAGTGAACAg gtttccTTAGAAGACTTTTTAGAATCATGCCGAGCTCCAACTCTTCTAGCCGAACTTGACGATGACGAAGATATGGGTGAAGATGACGAGAACGACGACGAAGAAAATGAGGACGATGTCGAATACGAAGAGGTGATGGTCTCGAGGAATTTGCTCTCATTCATGGACGAAGAAGTCTACGAGCCGCGTCCTAGTAAAAGACGTTCTTGGGACGACGAGTACGTTCTTAAAAGACAATTTTCGGCTCTCATCCCAGCGTTTGATCCGAGACCGGGTCGAACTAACGTAAATCAAACGACTGATTTGGAGATTCCACCTCCGGGACAAGAAGAGGGTGGTTCTTCGTCTGACCACGAATTGTTACCGCAACCCAGATTACAATTGGTCTTGCGCGGCCCGAATTTACCCGGAATTCCTGATgttgaaattgaattaaacgAGCCTACTTGGACTATATTTAGGGCTGTGCAAGAATTGGTGCAGTTAACAGAACTTGGTAGTCGACAGGAGAAATTAAGAAGAATTTGGGAGCCAACttatat AATTGTATATAGAGAAGTAAAAGACGATGGAACAACGGAAGACGAAGGTCGTTCAACGCCAGTAGTAACCTTATTTTCGCGTAGTGGAAGTAGTTCGGTAGCAGGAACAACGCTATCACCAAGTACACCCGTCCCAGGAACACCATCAGTTTCAACTTGTACAGTCGAAGACGTCCTTCAACTTTTAAGACATTTATTCGTTATTACAACAACAAAAGAAAACGTTCCTTACCCCGATTTCAATCAAATTCTAGGCGAAGAAAACGTTACCGTTTCTCCCGAAGAATTCACCagcaaaaaaattaccaacaaattattacaacaaattCAAGATCCCCTTGTTTTATCAAGTTCTAGTTTACCGACATGGTGCGAAGAATTAAATCATTCATGTCCATTTTTATTCCCATTCGAAACAAgacaattatattttaattgtacCGCTTTTGGAGCCTCTAGAAGTATAGTTTGGTTACAAACGCAACGTGATGTTACAATTGAACGCCAAAGGACTCCTGGGTTATCACCACGTCGTGATGATCCACACGAATTTCGGGTTGGTAGATTAAAACATGAAAGAGTTAAAGTTCCAAGAGGTGAACAACTATTAGATTGGGCAATGCAAGTGATGAGACTTCATTGTGACCGAAAGTCGATATTAGAAGTTGAATTTCAAGGAGAAGAAGGTACAGGGCTTGGTCCAACTCTTGAATTTTATGCACTCGTTGCTGCTGAATTACAAAGACGTGATTTATGTATGTGGATTtgcgatgatgatgatgaggAATCGTCAGAAGAAGAATCATTAGATGATGACGGTTTTGATTTGGGCGAAGGTTTAAAACCACCAGGGTATTATGTGAGGAGAAATACAGGATTGTTTCCGGCTCCATTACCACAAAATTCCGAAGTATGTGATAAAGcggttaattatttttggtttttgggTGTATTCCTCGCTAAAGTATTACAAGATAGTAGATTGGTTGATTTACcattatcaaaaagttttcttaaattaatgtGTCACGGCGAAATACAAAACACCGTACATGAAAGGATAGGATTTGCTGGATTAAAAAAGTCAAATGATGAAGATATAATGACTTCAAGTTTAATTTCTGAAGAAAGTGAAAAAGAATTAGAATTTGATCCaccaaaaatgatttattccGATGAAAAACGACCTTGGTATTCAGGAATTTTAAATCAAGATGATTTGCACGACATCGATCCAATTCgggcaactttttataaacaaatacaaGAATTAGTTAAACAAAAGCAAAGAATAATGCAAGACCATAACTTAACTGGTGAAGCGAAACAACACCAAATACAAAATTTGTGTCTTAATCATCATTCTTCGGGGGCAGTTTTATTGGAAGATTTGGCTTTAACGTTTAGTTATTCTCCAAGTTCGAATGTATTTGGATTTTCGGCGGTCGAACTTGTTCCGAACGGGGCTGATATTGAAGTTAATATTGAGAATGTCGAGGAGTACGCGGAATTGACGAGCGATTTTACTTTGGATAAAGGAATTGCGAGACAATTAGAAGCATTTTATAAGGGATTTTCAATGGTGTTTCCGATGGAAAAATTGGCCGCTTTTAGTCCGGATGAAATGAGGGTTATGTTGTGTGGTGATCAAAATCCTCAATGGACACGGGAGGATTTGTTAAATTATACGGAACCTAAATTAGGTTATACTAAAGATag tccTGGCTTCTTAAGATTTGTAAATGTACTCTTGGAAATGTCACCCGAAGAACGAAAAGCATTTCTACAATTTACAACCGGTTGTAGTTCATTACCACCGGGTGGTTTAGCTAATTTGTATCCGCGATTGACGGTGGTGAGAAAAGTGGATGCCGGAGAAGGTTCCTATCCTTCAGTAAACACATGCgttcattatttaaaattgccGGATTATCCAACGGAGGAAATTTTGCGACAGAGGTTGCTAGCGGCGACCAAGGAGAAGGGATTccatttgaattaa